Within the Gloeobacter kilaueensis JS1 genome, the region GGCGGCGTAGCGCGGTGCCCCGAAGTGCTGGGCGGGGGTGGCCGACTGCAATTCAAAGGGACGGTAGAGCACGAACTCGACGAGTACCGCGTCCTTGGGCAGCGCTTGCTGAACCGCCTGGAGAGTGAGTGGGCGGGAAAAAGCACCCGGAGGACCACCGGTAGTTACCAGACTGTCCTCCAGTTGGTGGACCTGAGCACGCAGCGCCCTCACCTGGGTCTGGTATTGCTCGGGCGGTAGATCGGACTGCTGGAAGACGAGGGAGGCGAGTTGGGCGCGGGTATCGGCCAACTGCTGCAGGGGTTGCTGAGCGTTGGCGGGTAGGCGCAGACGCAGGCGGGCCAGGGCAAGCGTCGCTTCCTCCAGCACCCGGCCTTTGCGGCTGAGGATCGTAGCGAGAGCGAGGCGGGCGGCCTGAGGATCGGTTGGCAAACGGGACAGGTGCAACCAGAGGGTAAAATCGGCAGCTTCTTTGAGGGATCTGAGGTAGGCAAGGCTGCGGGGTTGGGAGGCAGCCGGGAGGTTGAGCGTGAGGTTATCCTCCTGGATGTCGAGAATCTGCTGGAGAATCTGGCGGGCATCGTCGAGTCGGTTTTGACCGAGGCGGAGCAGAGACAGCTCGAAGAGACTCTCGATCACATACGGATGCCGTGGCCCCAGGGCTTTCTCAAAAATGGCCAGACCGCGCTGGAAAAGTGCATCGGCACTCGTGTATTCGCCGCGCTCCCGGTACAGTCTGGCCAGGTTGTTGAGGTTCGCCGCCACGTTCCGATGTTCTGGCCCCAAAACCTTCTGCCAGATCGTCAGGGCTCGCTTGAGGAGGGGCTCAGCTCCGGTGTAATCTCCCCGGTCGGTGTACAGAATAGCCAGATTGTTGAGAGTCATCGCCACGTCCTGATGCTCCGGCCCCCGGACTTTTTCGAGGATGGCCAGGGCACGCCTGTACAGGGGCTCGGCCTCAGCGTCATTGCCTTGACTCGAGTACAAGATGGCCAGATTGCCGAGGATCACCGCCACGACCGGATGCTCCGGCCCCCGAACTTTTTCGAGGATGGTCAGGGCACGCCTGTACAGGGGCTCGGCCCTGGCGTAGTCCCCCTGGTCGGCATACAGGACAGCGAGATTGCTGAGGGTCATCGCCACGTCCTGATGCTCCGGCCCCCGGACTTTTTCGAGGATGGCCAGGGTACGCCCGTACAGGGGCTCGGCTCCGGCATAATTGCCCTGACTGTAGTACAGGCTGGCCAGGTCGTTGAGGCTCTGGGCCACCTCCGGGTGCTCTGGCCCCAGGACTTTTTCACGAATAGCCAGAGCCCGTTCGCTCAAAGGCTGGGCCTGCCCGTACTGGCCCATCTCCTGCAGCCGGATACTTTGCTCGTACAATCGCTTCGCTTCTGCCAGCTCCTCCTGCGATACCTGTACCGGTTGTGCCTGAGTAGACTGCGGACAGGCGAAACCCAGGCTGGCTATCAGGGACAAAACGGAGAGCCACCGACGAGCAGAACGGCTTAGAGAAAAGGGCAATTGCATCTTCCAACGTCCGCAACTATTCGTACTTGTTTGTAGCTGCAGAACTCGCGCCTGATGCAGGAACGCTCTTTTGAGGGTCTTGTGCTGCCCGGTGGCAGCTCCAGCGGTGTTGTTCCGCTTCCAACGCCACCCGGTAGCGCCCGCTTCGGAGAGTGGCTTCCCGCCGCGTCGATAGGTCCTCTAATCTGCCAGCGGCCAGAAGGGTCTGTAGTGCGCCCAGTACGAGTGCATCCACCTGCTCACCGCCAGAGACGATGATTTCAGGAGAGGGGCTGCCCTCTACCGGCGTACCATCCGCTCCCAGGGTGGCTTCGATGACAGCGAAGCCCGCCAATCCTGCCGGCACGGGGGCTGCAGCTGCGAGGGCGGCGCACAGGTTCCTGGCATCCGATGGAATGGAGAGATCATCCGGCTCGCGCACCCTGTCGGGGAGCCTTCCAGTATTCGCTGGAGGCCGCTTTGTCTCTGTTTTGCTGAAATTTTGGACACGCTTAGACGCCCCGGCGGTACCTGCTTTTGAGATGGAAAGGCCGTGTTTGTCCTGGGGTCTGGGCATGCTGCGCTGCGTCTGGGACGTGGCGGAGCTTGCGCTTTGTTGGGCAGACCGCGCAGATGAAGCGGCGGAGACGGTCCGGGGAGAAGGGCTGCTTGTAGCCGCAATCGGCTGTTTCGCAGCACTTTTTATCGGAGTCGAGAAGGGGCGACCAGCCGTGGCAGGTTGTGGTCTGTGCTCGATCGGTGAGCGCAGGGGAGGCTGCAGTTCGGAGGGTACGAACACGAACAGCGCCCAGGCTGCGGCCACTGCTCCCGTCGCCGCAGATGCCACCTGCAGCGCCCTCGAACCGCTCGCCCAGACTTGTGATGGCGCGGGGCCGGCCAGTAGCTCGTCCAGCAACTCTCCTACCGGGCCACCGGCAAGCTCGGGCGGTGCGAATACGGTCCCTTGCCACCCCGAGCGGCGCACCAGCTCCGGCAATGCTTGCTCGAAGGCAGCCCGCGCCACTGTACCGGAGGCTCCAGCGGGCCCGGTTGCAGGCTGCAACCTGCCCTCCGATAGTCCCCGACAGAAAGCCGTTCCACCGCAATCGTCCTCGAAATTTTCGCCTAAAATCTCCGCCAGCCTCTCGGCGGCGCGCTTGAGCTTCTGGCTCACCCGGCCAGGGGTCAGCCTTACCGAGCGGGCCACCTCCTGTTGCCGCTCCCCCCGCAGGTGTACCCGCTCGACGAGCAGCCGCTCCGCCTCTGCCAGCCTCTCCAGAGCCCGCAAAAACCGCTCCCGGCACTGATCTTCGAGCAACTGGTTTTCAGGGCTACCCTCCTTGCTGGCGACGGTCTCGCCCAGGGCGGGCAGATCTCCGTCTTGCTGGGTCGTTCCTACTGGAGCATCGAGGGACAGAGGTGCGTGGGCCCACCGCCTGAGCCAGCGGCGCACCCGCCCGCCGTCCGTCTGCGGCACCCGCCGCCCCCAGTCAACGTCGATCTCGGAGCACAGGCGCTTGTACACCGGGAGGAGCACGTACACCTTAAACCAGGGTCCAAAGTGACCGCGCTCGGGGTCGAACTGGGGCAGACGGGCGTGGACCATGAGTTTGACTTCTTCGCTCAACAGTTCGGCGTCAAAGCGCGGATGGCTCCCGGCGGGCGAACGGCGACAGAACTCCCGGCACAACCGCTCGAGTACACCGTGGAACTCCCCGAGACCAGCCCGGCTCGCCTCGCGCTCCAACCGCCCCAGGCACTGGATTTTTTCTGTAGAAGAAAGACCCGCTGCGGCAACGACCTGCTGTCGCTTGCGCTCGATCGGTTGGAGGACCACAGCCAGTTGGTGCAATTGCTCGGCCTTGCTCTGGCGGGGGAATCGCTGCTCGAAAGGGAGAATATTGTCCACCGGTGTGACCTCATACTGTCAAGAAGACGCAAAAAGGGAAGCCCGCTACGGGACAGAGCTTGATAATATAAACCCCGCTTCATAGTAATAGGGGAAATGATAGCGCAGTTCGTTCATTTCTCAATCTCCTTGAAATAGGGAATTGTCGATTGACAACTGCCGCAGAACGTTGCACAGGGGCTTCTATACAGTT harbors:
- a CDS encoding CHAT domain-containing tetratricopeptide repeat protein, whose amino-acid sequence is MYEQSIRLQEMGQYGQAQPLSERALAIREKVLGPEHPEVAQSLNDLASLYYSQGNYAGAEPLYGRTLAILEKVRGPEHQDVAMTLSNLAVLYADQGDYARAEPLYRRALTILEKVRGPEHPVVAVILGNLAILYSSQGNDAEAEPLYRRALAILEKVRGPEHQDVAMTLNNLAILYTDRGDYTGAEPLLKRALTIWQKVLGPEHRNVAANLNNLARLYRERGEYTSADALFQRGLAIFEKALGPRHPYVIESLFELSLLRLGQNRLDDARQILQQILDIQEDNLTLNLPAASQPRSLAYLRSLKEAADFTLWLHLSRLPTDPQAARLALATILSRKGRVLEEATLALARLRLRLPANAQQPLQQLADTRAQLASLVFQQSDLPPEQYQTQVRALRAQVHQLEDSLVTTGGPPGAFSRPLTLQAVQQALPKDAVLVEFVLYRPFELQSATPAQHFGAPRYAAYLLSPTGSPLGVDLGDARQIDRLVDTWRGWLLDPTAPVDGPVRKLARLLYKKLLAPLASHLQVKHLLIAPDGQLNTVPFAALIGPDGHFLLQAHTLTYLVSGRELPRLAQVAPPTPRSAPLVVGGPDFGRAGPAPFLAAQPVTGKGQAAGKISEIERPRSSQENLRSSALAGFTVQPLPGARAEATAVARLLGTPTTRLLIGAQATENALKATHSPALLHLATHGFFLEDQDSTENEADSQEPLLRSGVALAGFNVRSSGSEDGVLTALEAQGLDLEGTELAVISACQSGAGPVVGGEGVQGLRRALALAGTRSQMLALWAVGDRTTAELMKRFYKRLAAGAGRSEALRQAQLAILNQPQRSHPFWWASFAASGDWRPVQLPRHGHREAGAVLPP
- a CDS encoding sigma-70 family RNA polymerase sigma factor translates to MDNILPFEQRFPRQSKAEQLHQLAVVLQPIERKRQQVVAAAGLSSTEKIQCLGRLEREASRAGLGEFHGVLERLCREFCRRSPAGSHPRFDAELLSEEVKLMVHARLPQFDPERGHFGPWFKVYVLLPVYKRLCSEIDVDWGRRVPQTDGGRVRRWLRRWAHAPLSLDAPVGTTQQDGDLPALGETVASKEGSPENQLLEDQCRERFLRALERLAEAERLLVERVHLRGERQQEVARSVRLTPGRVSQKLKRAAERLAEILGENFEDDCGGTAFCRGLSEGRLQPATGPAGASGTVARAAFEQALPELVRRSGWQGTVFAPPELAGGPVGELLDELLAGPAPSQVWASGSRALQVASAATGAVAAAWALFVFVPSELQPPLRSPIEHRPQPATAGRPFSTPIKSAAKQPIAATSSPSPRTVSAASSARSAQQSASSATSQTQRSMPRPQDKHGLSISKAGTAGASKRVQNFSKTETKRPPANTGRLPDRVREPDDLSIPSDARNLCAALAAAAPVPAGLAGFAVIEATLGADGTPVEGSPSPEIIVSGGEQVDALVLGALQTLLAAGRLEDLSTRREATLRSGRYRVALEAEQHRWSCHRAAQDPQKSVPASGASSAATNKYE